The Rattus rattus isolate New Zealand chromosome 1, Rrattus_CSIRO_v1, whole genome shotgun sequence genome includes a region encoding these proteins:
- the Penk gene encoding proenkephalin-A: protein MAQFLRLCIWLLALGSCLLATVQADCSQDCAKCSYRLVRPGDINFLACTLECEGQLPSFKIWETCKDLLQVSKPEFPWDNIDMYKDSSKQDESHLLAKKYGGFMKRYGGFMKKMDELYPVEPEEEANGGEILAKRYGGFMKKDADEGDTLANSSDLLKELLGTGDNRAKDSHQQESANNDEDNMSKRYGGFMRGLKRSPQLEDEAKELQKRYGGFMRRVGRPEWWMDYQKRYGGFLKRFAESLPSDEEGESYSKEVPEMEKRYGGFMRF, encoded by the exons ATGGCGCAGTTCCTGAGACTTTGCATCTGGCTGCTAGCGCTTGGGTCCTGCCTCCTGGCTACAGTGCAGGCAGACTGCAGCCAGGACTGCGCTAAATGCAGCTACCGCCTGGTACGTCCCGGCGACATCAACTTCCTG GCATGCACACTGGAATGTGAAGGGCAGCTGCCTTCTTTCAAAATCTGGGAGACCTGCAAGGATCTCCTGCAGGTGTCCAAGCCCGAGTTCCCTTGGGATAACATCGACATGTACAAAGACAGCAGCAAACAGGATGAGAGTCACTTGCTCGCCAAGAAGTATGGAGGGTTCATGAAACGGTATGGAGGCTTCATGAAGAAGATGGATGAGCTTTATCCCGTGGAGCCAGAAGAAGAGGCCAACGGAGGCGAGATCCTTGCCAAGAGGTATGGCGGTTTCATGAAGAAGGATGCAGATGAGGGAGACACCTTGGCCAACTCCTCCGACCTGCTGAAAGAGCTACTGGGAACAGGAGACAACCGTGCGAAAGATAGCCACCAACAGGAAAGCGCCAACAATGATGAAGACAACATGAGCAAGAGGTATGGGGGCTTCATGAGAGGCCTCAAAAGAAGCCCCCAACTGGAAGACGAAGCAAAGGAGCTGCAGAAGCGCTATGGGGGCTTCATGAGGAGGGTCGGGCGCCCCGAGTGGTGGATGGACTACCAGAAGAGATACGGAGGCTTCCTGAAGCGCTTTGCTGAGTCTCTACCCTCGGATGAAGAAGGCGAAAGTTACTCTAAGGAAGTTCCTGAGATGGAGAAAAGATACGGGGGCTTTATGCGGTTTTGA